The following proteins come from a genomic window of Athalia rosae chromosome 1, iyAthRosa1.1, whole genome shotgun sequence:
- the LOC105687994 gene encoding nucleic acid dioxygenase ALKBH1 isoform X2: protein MFKDFFKYYKSKEPPPDFGAVIDFKKPDYSKVRNILPDVNEDEGVAQGLKPIKEWKIYGIISKPGLIFIENPFTTLGQQYWITRCVRDYSSKPNKTNLDLHNLFTKHENWWDECSNAERARTLLPKLRWATLGYHHNWDTKEYSENAKDSMPEDMMKLTRCLAKVASFHDFKAESAIVNYYRMNSTLSGHTDHSEVDCEAPLFSVSFGQTAIFLIGGLLREDPADAIFIRSGDIVIMSKSSRLRYHGVPRILAADSTPWESESSKDITQMKEKFSDWDRIKSYICESRVNMNVRQVLRPGQTSLDNNSP from the exons ATGtttaaagattttttcaagtattacAAAAGTAAAGAACCACCCCCTGATTTTGGCGCTGTGATTGATTTTAAGAAACCAGATTACTCCAAA GTTAGAAATATTTTGCCAGATGTGAACGAGGATGAAGGAGTCGCGCAAGGACTTAAGCCCATCAAAGAATGGAAGATTTACGGAATTATTTCGAAACCTG GTCTAATCTTCATTGAAAACCCTTTCACAACACTTGGCCAACAGTATTGGATAACCAGATGCGTCAGAGATTATTCGAGTAAGCCAAATAAAACTAACTTGGATCTACACAATCTCTTTACCAAACATGAAAATTGGTGGGATGAATGCTCAAA TGCTGAGAGAGCTCGAACTCTTTTACCAAAGTTGAGATGGGCAACACTAGGTTACCACCACAACTGGGACACGAAAGAATATTCTGAAAATGCAAAGGACTCGATGCCTGAGGATATGATGAAGCTTACGAGATGTTTGGCAAAAGTTGCTAGCTTCCATGATTTTAAGGCTGAATCGGCAATAGTTAATTACTACCGGATGAACTCAACACTATCAGGGCACACAGACCACTCAGAAGTTGACTGTGAAGCCCCACTATTCTCAGTAAGCTTTGGACAGACTGCAATCTTTTTGATTGGGGGGTTGTTGCGAGAAGATCCAGCCGATGCAATATTTATACGAAGCGGGGATATCGTTATCATGTCAAAGAGTTCTCGATTGAGATACCATGGAGTTCCTAGAATTTTAGCAGCAGATTCTACACCCTGGGAATCAGAAAGTTCGAAAGATATAACacaaatgaaagagaaattttcagactgGGATAGAATAAAGTCATACATTTGCGAGTCACGTGTAAATATGAATGTCAGGCAAGTCCTGAGGCCTGGACAAACATCGCTGGATAACAACAGtccgtaa
- the LOC105687994 gene encoding nucleic acid dioxygenase ALKBH1 isoform X1, translated as MFKDFFKYYKSKEPPPDFGAVIDFKKPDYSKVRNILPDVNEDEGVAQGLKPIKEWKIYGIISKPGLIFIENPFTTLGQQYWITRCVRDYSSKPNKTNLDLHNLFTKHENWWDECSNSAERARTLLPKLRWATLGYHHNWDTKEYSENAKDSMPEDMMKLTRCLAKVASFHDFKAESAIVNYYRMNSTLSGHTDHSEVDCEAPLFSVSFGQTAIFLIGGLLREDPADAIFIRSGDIVIMSKSSRLRYHGVPRILAADSTPWESESSKDITQMKEKFSDWDRIKSYICESRVNMNVRQVLRPGQTSLDNNSP; from the exons ATGtttaaagattttttcaagtattacAAAAGTAAAGAACCACCCCCTGATTTTGGCGCTGTGATTGATTTTAAGAAACCAGATTACTCCAAA GTTAGAAATATTTTGCCAGATGTGAACGAGGATGAAGGAGTCGCGCAAGGACTTAAGCCCATCAAAGAATGGAAGATTTACGGAATTATTTCGAAACCTG GTCTAATCTTCATTGAAAACCCTTTCACAACACTTGGCCAACAGTATTGGATAACCAGATGCGTCAGAGATTATTCGAGTAAGCCAAATAAAACTAACTTGGATCTACACAATCTCTTTACCAAACATGAAAATTGGTGGGATGAATGCTCAAA CAGTGCTGAGAGAGCTCGAACTCTTTTACCAAAGTTGAGATGGGCAACACTAGGTTACCACCACAACTGGGACACGAAAGAATATTCTGAAAATGCAAAGGACTCGATGCCTGAGGATATGATGAAGCTTACGAGATGTTTGGCAAAAGTTGCTAGCTTCCATGATTTTAAGGCTGAATCGGCAATAGTTAATTACTACCGGATGAACTCAACACTATCAGGGCACACAGACCACTCAGAAGTTGACTGTGAAGCCCCACTATTCTCAGTAAGCTTTGGACAGACTGCAATCTTTTTGATTGGGGGGTTGTTGCGAGAAGATCCAGCCGATGCAATATTTATACGAAGCGGGGATATCGTTATCATGTCAAAGAGTTCTCGATTGAGATACCATGGAGTTCCTAGAATTTTAGCAGCAGATTCTACACCCTGGGAATCAGAAAGTTCGAAAGATATAACacaaatgaaagagaaattttcagactgGGATAGAATAAAGTCATACATTTGCGAGTCACGTGTAAATATGAATGTCAGGCAAGTCCTGAGGCCTGGACAAACATCGCTGGATAACAACAGtccgtaa